A window of Ruminiclostridium herbifermentans genomic DNA:
TGCTCATAGTGGTGCAAAGGATATGGTAAAAGCATTTTCTGGGGAAGTAAAGCCGCAGCCGAGATTAACAATAGAAGAAGGAGACAGTATTAATTTTGCAGTTTCCTGTAGACATTGTGAAGTGCCTCTTTGTGTGAAATCCTGTATTACAGGTGCAATGCAAAAGGATGAAAACGGAAGAGTTTTTGTGGATGAATCAAGGTGTGTAGGCTGCTATACTTGTATTCTGGTTTGCCCATATGGTGCTGTACTGCCAGGTAAGGAAAAGGCAATTAAAAAATGTGATCTTTGTATAGAAAACGGAAAGCCTGCATGTGCAGATAATTGTCCAAATTTAGCTATTGTCTATGAGGAAAGGGAGTGATTGTAGTGAATTATGTTATTATTGGAAATTCAGCTGCCGCTATTGGCTGTGTTAGTGGTATTCGAACTATTGATAAAGAATCTCCGATTACTTTAATTTCAGATGAACCGCACTTTACTTACTCACGACCACTTATATCCTATTGGCTAAAAGGTAAAGTAGACGATGAAAAAATGTATTATCGAAATAGCGATTTCTACGAGAAAAATAATTGTAATGTCATACTTGGCAAAAAGGTAATAAAAATAGAATCAGACTCAAAACTTGTAGTTTTAGAGGATGACAGCAATATAAAATATGATAAGCTATTGGTTGCAACTGGCTCATCTCCATTTGTTCCACCTGTTGAAGGCTTAAATGAAGCGAAAAATACATTTACTTTTATGAAATGGGATAGCGTAAAGGATGTTAAATCAGCTGTAAAAACTGATTCAAAGGTTGTAATAATGGGAGCTGGTTTGATAGGTCTAAAAGCAGCAGAAGGCCTTCATGAGATATGTGAAGATATTACAGTTGTTGATATGGCTGATAGAATACTTCCAAGCATTCTTGATAAAAAAGGCGCGGATTTTGTTCAAAGACATATCGAAAAGCATAATATAAAATTCATATTAAATGATGCGGCTCAATCTGTTTACAATAATTCTATTACTTTAAAGTCTGGTCAAACAA
This region includes:
- a CDS encoding NAD(P)/FAD-dependent oxidoreductase; translation: MNYVIIGNSAAAIGCVSGIRTIDKESPITLISDEPHFTYSRPLISYWLKGKVDDEKMYYRNSDFYEKNNCNVILGKKVIKIESDSKLVVLEDDSNIKYDKLLVATGSSPFVPPVEGLNEAKNTFTFMKWDSVKDVKSAVKTDSKVVIMGAGLIGLKAAEGLHEICEDITVVDMADRILPSILDKKGADFVQRHIEKHNIKFILNDAAQSVYNNSITLKSGQTIDYDVLIIAVGVRPNTELVKNAGGNVNRGIVTDKKQETSLKDIYAAGDCTESFDICSEQNKILALLPNAYMQGEIAGINMAGGDKVFDTAMPMNAIGFFGLHMLTAGSMEGECVEVIDENNYKKMFFADNLLKGYILIGEINRAGIYTSLIREKIHLQELDINLLKNSPQLLVFNKNTRKAKLG
- a CDS encoding 4Fe-4S dicluster domain-containing protein, encoding MKKIYVNEDRCLGCHLCEYYCAFAHSGAKDMVKAFSGEVKPQPRLTIEEGDSINFAVSCRHCEVPLCVKSCITGAMQKDENGRVFVDESRCVGCYTCILVCPYGAVLPGKEKAIKKCDLCIENGKPACADNCPNLAIVYEERE